DNA from Felis catus isolate Fca126 chromosome B3, F.catus_Fca126_mat1.0, whole genome shotgun sequence:
CAGAGTCAATGGTCTGGAAAGTTGACAACCAAGAATGAcctaaaagaagggaaaaaacctGCTATGGTTCTTGTGTATAATATCTGACAGAGTACGTTTctttacagaggggaaaaaaacccctgGAAGGGCAGCGGGAGGGGACTAGCTCCTtaaagaaaatttcccaaatgtcCCCCCAAAACAGATAAAACTCTCAAGTGTAGTCTGAAACGAAATACAGAATTCTAGACAGTGACAAAAAGAAAGCATCacagggggagtggggagggatagACTGATTATCAAATCTTTACTGATTGTAGATCGAGTTTCATAAAACAGAGTAACATTTTTGTGATTTCTTGTGCAGTCAACAAGTTTCATTTTAGTTGTGCTTACATTATATAACTGTGAAGCCTGAACACtggttgtgtttttaatttacatgtttCAAGAAAACCATACATTCAAAATATTCTCCATATATAACAAATTCAACAAATGCAACACGAAATTTGCCCAGAAATTAATCTATAGAAaagaaacatcattttaaaaagttgcacACAGTCCACTATTCAGGCTGCGAGTACACACTTACTGTATTACagcacataattttttaaagtttgcttccAACATAAACATAAATAGTCACATTTTAAGAGAGGCCCATACTAAGTTTTCAGGTAAGCACTAGACAGCTGGCCACTAACAGCCACTTACCAGCGTCTTTCCCAAACCCAGAGGGATGGGACTATCTGTGGAACCGCAGAAGGTGATAAGCAAGGCAAAGTTAAACATCTTTGTTCAGCCATCGACCAACACTTTTCTGCTCCAAGGGCCACCGAGGTTTCAAAACACCCAACCCACAGAATGCAATGATCTCTGACGACTGGTTTCATTTATCACTTTGATGTAATCCACAAAAACCTAGTATACCACCTTTTAAAACGTGCCTATGCTCCGCTGACGTAGAGCCCATAGTTGTGTACGACAGAGGCTGAAAGACGATTTTGGTTCTGAGCTCTAGTTGTGCTTTGCCCTGCTGCCTTTAAGGTAGCTTTTCCACCTCTTGACAAACTCTTTGAAGATTGGGGACTCATCGATGGTGCTGAGTAGCTGCAGCTGATTGATGTGGGTGGTGTGGTAGTCCCAGCGGGCCAGGTTGGGGGCAATGCCAAGCATGAAGTGGCGGAGGTCATAGATGGTTCCTGACCCGGTGTCATACAAGGGGAGCATGGCTTTAAGGGATTCCATACCACGCTCATACAAGGACCTCGCTTCTTTCCCGAGTTTTTCCCCTGCAGTTTCTTTTAAGTCATACAGCCCAATTAAAGAATACATAAAGCCATTTAAAACGAAAGAGCTAGGTGTGGTGGGATATTCTTCATACCAGTCGTGTTTATTCATAAACACAGCCCTAACTCCATGCTGTTCTGACAGAAACTTGTAAGGGGCTGTTGCCCTTAAAGCTGAACTGAGGAATAAATGGTCTTTTGTTAATAGATAGGCCCTGACTAAGGTAGAAATGGCTTGCCCTTGGGCCATGGCCGAGTACCACCCTGGCTCTAAAGACTTGAACCCCTCCCCTAACTTACGGGTCACCATAATTGGCCAGCCACCTTTCTCATCCTGGTTCCTTACCAGCCAATCGCTGGCAGCGAAGAATGCAGCCATGTGGGCTGTGGTAGAGATGGTAATGTTGTCAAGGAATCCTTTCCCTTTTGCAATCAACCTAACCACCTTTTTGGGCATGATTTTGGTTGGCTTGACAGCTTTTGTGTTGGAAAGACCCACTCCTTTCCTGAGGTCAGTGACCAGGTCCCTGGTGACCGTGCTCCATGAAGTTCTAGGCCCAATGCCATAGTATATGTCTCTTTCTTTAAAAGCAATTAGCTGGGTATTTGAGACATAATGTACAGTGAAGAGCTGATTCTTTTCTGTGGTCTCTAGAACCACGGACACACTTCCATTTGTCAAGA
Protein-coding regions in this window:
- the GLCE gene encoding D-glucuronyl C5-epimerase gives rise to the protein MRCLAARVNYKTLIIICTLFTLVTVLLWNKCSSDKAIQFPRHLSSGFRVDGLEKRAAASESNNYVNHMAKQSEEAFPQEQQKAPPVVGSFNSNGGSKVLGLKYEEIDCLINDEHTIKGRREGNEVFLPFTWVEKYFDVYGKVVQYDGYDRFEFSHSYSKVYAQRAPYHPDGVFMSFEGYNVEVRDRVKCISGVEGVPLSTQWGPQGYFYPIQIAQYGLSHYSKNLTEKPPHVEVYETAEDRDRNSKPNDWTVPKGCFMASVADKSRFTNVKQFITPETSEGVSLQLGNTKDFIISFDLKFLTNGSVSVVLETTEKNQLFTVHYVSNTQLIAFKERDIYYGIGPRTSWSTVTRDLVTDLRKGVGLSNTKAVKPTKIMPKKVVRLIAKGKGFLDNITISTTAHMAAFFAASDWLVRNQDEKGGWPIMVTRKLGEGFKSLEPGWYSAMAQGQAISTLVRAYLLTKDHLFLSSALRATAPYKFLSEQHGVRAVFMNKHDWYEEYPTTPSSFVLNGFMYSLIGLYDLKETAGEKLGKEARSLYERGMESLKAMLPLYDTGSGTIYDLRHFMLGIAPNLARWDYHTTHINQLQLLSTIDESPIFKEFVKRWKSYLKGSRAKHN